The Procambarus clarkii isolate CNS0578487 chromosome 37, FALCON_Pclarkii_2.0, whole genome shotgun sequence nucleotide sequence GCGGGGACATAGGGAAAGTGGGGGGCAGTAGGGTAGGAAGCACGAGGAGCAGAATGAATGACAGGAGGGGGGTTAGGTGTTAAGTGGGAGGGGTACGGGAGGGAGCTGTACATGTGGGGGAGCGCCTGGGATGTGGGCGGAAGGCCAGGTAGGGGAAAAGGGGCAAaggggtggtggggtgaggaGCAAGAAAGGTGGGGGTTTGATAGGCACGGGTGGATATTGGGTGGTTGAGGGGCAAGGGGCGGTGGTAATTGccactggtgttgctgttggaGGAGCGGTGTGGCTTGTTGTGATGACAAGTGTTGTTGTGGGAGTGCTATGAACTGCGACTGATGCGGtgactgttgtgttgttgttggtgtttgaaACTGCtgttgttgtacagtgttgtaccaagtaactgttgttgttgtaggggttGTATCTGTGTTGTACCaagtaactgttgttattgtaggGGTTGTATCTGTGTTGTACCaagtaactgttgttgttgttgttgttgggttgtatgtgttgtaccaagtaactgttgttgttgtaggggttGTATCTGTGTTGTACCAAGTAACTGTTGTTGTTGGGTTGTATATGTGTTGTACCaagtaactgttgttgttgtaggggttGTATCTGTGTTGTACCaagtaactgttgttgttgttgttgttgggttgtATATGTGTTGTACCaagtaactgttgttgttgttgttgttgttgttgtaggggttGTATCTGTGTTGTACCaagtaactgttgttgttgttgttgttattgctgGGGTTGTACCTGTGTTGTACCgagtaactgttgttgttgttgttgttgttgttgttgtaggggttGTATCTGTGTTGTACCaagtaactgttgttgttgttgttattgctgGGGTTGTACCTGTGTTGTACCaagtaactgttgttgttgttgttgttggggttgTATCTGTGTTGTACCAAGTAACTGTTGTTGTATCTGTGTTGTACCaagtaactgttgttgttgttgggttgtATCTGTGTTGTACCaagtaactgttgttgttgttgttgttgttgttggggttgTACCTGTGTTGTACCaagtaactgttgttgttgttgttgctggggttgtatctgtgttgtaccaagtaactgttgttgttgttgttgttgttgttggggttgTACCTGTGTTGTACCaagtaactgttgttgttgttgttgttgttgctggggttgtacctgtgttgtaccaagtaactgttgttgttgttgttgttggggttgTATCTGTGTTGTACCaagtaactgttgttgttgttgggttgtATCTGTGTTGTACCaagtaactgttgttgttgttgttgttgttgttggggttgTACCTGTGTTGTACCaagtaactgttgttgttgttgttgttgttggggttgTATCTGTGTTGTACCaagtaactgttgttgttgttgttgttgttgctggggttgtacctgtgttgtaccaagtaactgttgttgttgttgttgttgttgttgctggggttgtacctgtgttgtaccaagtaactgttgttgttgttgttgttggggttgTACCTGTGTTGTACCaagtaactgttgttgttgttgttgttgctggggttgtacctgtgttgtaccaagtaactgttgttgttgttgttgttggggttgTACCTGTGTTGTACGaagtaactgttgttgttgttgttgttgttgttgctggggttgtatctgtgttgtaccaagtaactgttgttgttgttgttattgctgGGGTTGTACCTGTGTTGTACCaagtaactgttgttgttgttgttgttggggttgTATCTGTGTTGTACCAAGTAACTGTTGTTGTATCTGTGTTGTACCaagtaactgttgttgttgttgggttgtATCTGTGTTGTACCaagtaactgttgttgttgttgttgttgttgttggggttgTACCTGTGTTGTACCaagtaactgttgttgttgttgttgttgctggggttgtacctgtgttgtaccaagtaactgttgttgttgttgttgttggggttgTACCTGTGTTGTACGaagtaactgttgttgttgttgttgttgttgctggggttgtatctgtgttgtaccaagtaactgttgttgttgttgttgttgttgctggggttgtacctgtgttgtaccaagtaactgttgttgttgttgttgttgttgttggggttgTACCTGTGTTGTACCAAGTAactgttgttgctggggttgtacctgtgttgtaccaagtaactgtagtaactagctctatctattaatctatcaaattttgtaaaatctcttgtatgtatgtaccgtacctgaataaacatttatttatttatttatttgttggtGGCGTGGTTGTTGTGTTCTTGTTGGTGTCTGCAAGTGATGTTGTGG carries:
- the LOC138371902 gene encoding nuclear transcription factor Y subunit beta-like, whose translation is MSSDKTLRSQGGLSQRNLPAVRFSEDQAEAARGDLAMTLYNSSDEVEVEIGDRDRLSKWIARFKSQVTIHKVQVQPQQQQLLGTTQVQPQQQQQQQQQLLGTTQVQPQQQQQQQQQLLGTTQIQPQQQQQQQQQLLRTTQVQPQQQQQQQLLGTTQVQPQQQQQQQQLLGTTQVQPQQQQQQQQQLLGTTQIQPNNNNSYLVQHRYNNSYLVQHRYNPNNNNNNSYLIQPQQQQQQQQQQLLRTTQVQPQQQQQQQLLGTTQVQPQQQQQQQQLLGTTQVQPQQQQQQQLLGTTQVQPQQQQQQQQQQLLGTTQVQPQQQQQQQQQLLGTTQIQPQQQQQQQQLLGTTQIQPQQQQQQQLLGTTQVQPQQQQQQQQQLLGTTQVQPQQQQQQQQQLLGTTQIQPQQQQQQQLLGTTQVQPQQQQQQQQQLLGTTQIQPNNNNSYLVQHRYNNSYLVQHRYNPNNNNNNSYLVQHRYNPSNNNNNNSYLVQHRYNPYNNNNNNNNNSYSVQHRYNPSNNNNNNNSYLVQHRYNPYNNNNNNNNSYLVQHIYNPTTTTTTVTWYNTDTTPTTTTVTWYNTYTTQQQQLLGTTQIQPLQQQQLLGTTHTTQQQQQQQLLGTTQIQPLQ